From Methanoculleus sp. SDB, the proteins below share one genomic window:
- a CDS encoding DNA alkylation repair protein translates to MHSEIITRIRQDLAGNADEETKNSSRRFFKETVQLYGVKSAPVRKISHQYFREIRGLDRDGIFTLCEELLQSGYLEEAMIAYDWADRIHRRFEPEDFLVLERWLSSYVSNWAECDTLCNHAVGSFLEQYPEFLSRLKGWARSENRWIRRGAAVSLVLPARRGKFLGEIFGIADILLKDPEDLVRKGYGWMLKEAGKSHRDEVFAYVMRHRHEMPRTALRYAIEKMPEEMRKQAMER, encoded by the coding sequence ATGCATTCGGAGATTATTACCCGGATCCGGCAGGATCTGGCCGGGAACGCCGACGAAGAGACGAAAAACAGCTCCCGGCGCTTTTTTAAGGAAACAGTGCAGCTCTACGGCGTGAAGAGTGCACCGGTCCGGAAAATTTCGCACCAGTACTTCCGCGAGATCCGGGGGCTGGACAGGGACGGGATCTTCACCCTCTGCGAGGAACTCCTGCAGTCAGGGTACCTTGAGGAGGCGATGATAGCATATGACTGGGCGGACCGGATCCATCGCCGGTTCGAGCCGGAGGATTTTTTGGTGCTCGAACGCTGGCTCTCTTCCTATGTCTCGAACTGGGCGGAATGCGACACCCTCTGCAACCACGCCGTCGGCTCGTTCCTCGAGCAGTACCCGGAGTTCCTCTCCCGGCTGAAGGGCTGGGCCCGGTCGGAGAACCGGTGGATCCGGCGGGGGGCGGCGGTATCACTGGTGCTGCCCGCACGGAGAGGGAAATTTCTCGGGGAGATTTTCGGGATTGCGGACATTCTGCTGAAGGATCCCGAGGATCTGGTCCGGAAGGGCTACGGCTGGATGCTCAAAGAGGCGGGCAAAAGCCACCGCGATGAGGTATTCGCATACGTGATGCGGCACAGGCATGAAATGCCCCGGACGGCCCTCCGGTATGCGATCGAGAAAATGCCGGAGGAGATGCGGAAGCAGGCGATGGAGAGATAA
- a CDS encoding cation transporter gives MQNSPAGNSFGTGEEADAAIRRVAWYSLAVNAALVIIKLVLSRISGSLALEADAIHSFLDVLASVALLAGIWLSSRKSKEFPYGLYKVENIVSVIIAFLVFFTAWEIVVEAFTGGGMGQPFGGWVLFAVAALVSVPYLLGTYEMRVGTIHNSPSLIADGKQHRVDVLSTSVVFLAVLAQYFGIPVDSFAAVIVAGFIAFSGWGILKNSMRTLLDASIDHDTRDAIRAAIMSDPIVTGIKELTGRNSGRYIFVEARVVMKKTDLEEANLASERIATRIRDLVPNVERVVIHSEPEERLSLRYAVPLGDPGGTISPHFGEAPWFALLDFSVRDGTLQRTELLANPASEMEKQKGLRAAELLLRHKADVVFSQQPLTGKSPEYVFESAKVIVRRTDVTTLTRLTGQIRHELQQEHAGREEN, from the coding sequence ATGCAGAACAGTCCGGCAGGCAATTCGTTCGGAACCGGAGAGGAGGCTGACGCGGCCATCCGGAGGGTTGCCTGGTACTCGCTTGCCGTGAATGCCGCACTTGTCATTATTAAACTGGTTCTTTCACGAATCTCAGGAAGCCTTGCACTTGAAGCCGATGCGATTCATTCGTTCCTCGATGTGCTAGCTTCCGTCGCTCTTCTTGCAGGCATCTGGCTATCATCACGGAAGAGTAAAGAATTTCCGTACGGCCTCTACAAGGTCGAAAACATCGTCTCTGTCATTATTGCCTTTCTGGTTTTTTTCACGGCGTGGGAGATCGTGGTCGAAGCCTTCACCGGAGGAGGAATGGGGCAGCCCTTCGGAGGATGGGTCCTGTTTGCCGTGGCAGCACTCGTATCGGTTCCCTACCTGCTCGGAACCTATGAAATGCGGGTGGGTACCATCCACAACTCCCCCAGCCTTATCGCAGACGGAAAACAGCACCGGGTGGATGTCCTCTCGACGTCGGTGGTGTTTCTTGCCGTCCTCGCCCAGTATTTCGGCATCCCTGTCGACAGTTTTGCGGCCGTCATCGTTGCAGGATTCATTGCATTCTCAGGCTGGGGTATCCTGAAAAACAGCATGCGCACCCTCCTCGACGCATCGATCGACCATGACACACGGGATGCCATCAGGGCTGCGATCATGTCGGATCCCATCGTGACCGGCATCAAAGAGCTTACCGGCAGGAATTCGGGCAGGTATATCTTTGTCGAGGCCCGCGTGGTGATGAAGAAAACCGACCTTGAAGAAGCAAATCTGGCAAGCGAACGGATAGCAACCCGCATCCGGGATCTGGTCCCCAATGTGGAGCGCGTGGTCATTCATTCCGAACCGGAGGAGCGGCTGTCCCTGCGCTATGCCGTTCCGCTTGGTGACCCGGGAGGCACGATCAGCCCCCACTTCGGTGAAGCGCCATGGTTTGCCCTTCTCGATTTCAGCGTCAGGGACGGAACACTTCAGCGCACGGAGCTGCTTGCGAATCCCGCCAGTGAAATGGAAAAGCAAAAAGGACTTCGTGCGGCGGAGCTGCTCCTCCGGCATAAAGCGGATGTGGTCTTCTCCCAGCAGCCGCTCACCGGGAAATCGCCTGAATATGTTTTTGAATCGGCAAAAGTAATCGTCAGGAGAACCGATGTGACGACCCTCACCCGGCTCACAGGGCAGATCAGGCATGAACTGCAACAGGAACACGCCGGCCGGGAGGAGAATTAA